The stretch of DNA CAAGGAAGCATTGAATTGGTCGATCCGCTTACAGCGGCTCAAAAACAACTGCTTAAAAGCTTGATCAAAATCATTTTCCACCATGCTGACCACTTACATGAATCCGAGTACACTAACATAGGACAGAATAATTTGATCCTTTCTGTATTTGTCAAGAAAATTACTGTCGAAGTGTTTCCCGATAACCTTCCTACAACACCAGATCCTTGGTACAGCGGAACAAACCTTTTAACAGCAGTTCACACCATTCTGGAGGCAGACTCTAACCTTACAGTTCCTAAAATACAGGCCACCAAGACCAAAAGCTACACCGTAAAGTTCTATTCTTGTTTGGAAGAATTTGATACCATGAGTGCTAGGGACTTACTTGGAACCTTTGATAGTATCGACCTCGGtaaagaagaggaagataacaactttgaagatgagGCGCAAACATTTTGCGAGGAAATgccagcaacaacaaagtaCACACCCTTTGTCATTCCGCTTTCTCAAGAGTCTCTGAATTTTGCCAAAGTAACACCATTACCTTctaaacattttgaagaccTTTGGGAAAAtcttcattttgaagatgacatcaaacaaaaaatgtaCGGTTACGCGACTGTATCCTTAGAActgaaaaacttttcagaaGACGTGGGTAATTCAAACGGCAATTTGGATCAAATTCTTGTGAACAATAAGCTTCTGATTGTTCATGGCCCCCCTGGAACTGGAAAAACTACCCTTTGCAGGGGATTGTGCCATAAGTTATCAATCAGAAACACTAAGGTCTCAGTTCTAGACATAATCAAACCCGTTTATAAAGGTATTGTGGTTGAAATATCGTGTTCGCACATTTTTTCCAGGTGGTTTGGCGAGTCAGCTAAAAACATTGGAACTCTATTTGATGACCTTGAGGCGCTTCTAAAACTCAATGAAAGAACCCAAACCTTTGTATGCATGATTATagatgaagttgaaacaaTTGCAGGTTCTAGAAAAGATATTTTAAGCAAGAATGAGTCTAGCGATAGCGTGCGTGTCGTGAATACCTTGTTAACAAGATTGGATTCcttgaaaaaatacaaCAATTTTCTGATATTAGCAACTTCGAATCTGCTTGAATCTTTGGATCCTGCATTTGTGGATCGATCAGATGGAGTATTTTCTATTGGTAATCCCTCCAGAGAATCAGTTTTTAAGATTTTGTTCTCCTCAATTCAAAAACTAATCTCACTGAAAGTCGTAACAACGGAAGATTCCGACGACGTTATTGACAACCACAAATACAATAGTATAATCAACTTGATTACAAACCATTGTCTAAAATTGGAATTAAGTGGAAGAACACTTAGAAAACTTCCATTATTATGTCTCTCGGAAAACTTTAGAAAATTGCCAGTCCCCTTGGACAACTTCATGATGGGACTCGCTCAATTGGTCAAGCAATTTCACAAATGAACGTATTCGACCTGGAATTTGTATACATGACAGCAACTGTCCCACCCTTTAAGGtgaatttttcagttaGCGAGTACACACCTCTTTGACAGAATATCATACATATCCCAGACAACAATTTCATTTAGGGAAGGTGAGCAGAACCTACTGCAAATATTTACCAACTCATTCACATATCTTCTGGTCACCTTTCAAAACCAGTATGAGATAATTCAGATTCAAATGGTTATTTGAGTGCTATGATAACCTGTTTGACATCCTTCGCGGCAATATCGCATTCGCTTAGCCTTAAAAATGGATAAGAAGTTTTCTAAAATCTGATACGGTAGAAAACTAAGCTTTCGTTACAAAAGACGATGGGTTGTCATCAAGACCCTGCTTCAGTCATACTTATTCGATAGTCGCGTTATAATGTTACACTGTTAATATGTATTTTATATACCATCAAATATAAAAAGTTTCCAGATGCTATGCAAGAATGatagtaataataaaaaagatGCAGTATCATTAACGTAATGTTTTAATAAAAGTGTCCAAATTGTATTCTTCTTCGTATTGAGAAGGATCCCAAAGTTCCTTTAGTTCACCAAGAGCTTCCTTTGCTTTACCAGTTAGACCTGTTTCATTGGCAACGTCATCCATTGCTGGATTTGCCGTTGAGGTGTTTgattcttcttcatcttgaGATGGAACGTTCGATGTGTCAAACAGATCTAGCAGTTGGTGGGTGTCCATCGACGCCAGACCACTGTTTTGCTGATTCACCACAGTCGATGCAATAttcattttgaatttttgtaATCCcataattttttcttctaATGTCCCTTTGGTGATTATACGGTAAACATTAACCACCTTCTTTTGGCCTAATCTGTGAGCTCTATCCATAGCTTGCAAATCGTTCATCGGATTCCAATCGTGCTCTACAAAAATAACGGTATCCGCTCCTGTCAGGTTCAATCCCAGGCCACCAACTTTAGTAGTCAACAATAAACAATCGATAGAAGGATCTTCATTGAACTTCTTCACGACCTGTTGTCTATCTCTAGGATCGACACTACCGTCCAGTCTCATGTACGTCACGGACGGCATGTACTTTTTAAATAGGTCGTTTTCGACCATGTCTAGCATATCCTTCAACTGGCAGAAAATCAATGCACGATGCTGAGATATGACGTTTTGTCCCGTCAAGTACTGGTCAGATTTCTTATCATTGTCCTCCTCGCCAATGCCACACTCAAGGAGTAAAGTACGTAATGCACTCAATTTAGGTGCATTGATGATATCGTGGAGGTCTAAACCAGTTTGTTTCAGATAATAATGAACCTGGCGTGTTTGAGGATGGTTTGGCGTAAGAACCAGAGCTGGATGATTACACAGCTTCCTCATGTATTGGAGAGCCTGAAATATATGTTGCTTGTTATCCGCCACCGTTGTATCCTCCACGTCTTTTTCGACCACattcttttgtttcttggCAAAGTCTTCATATAATTGTCTCTGCAAGTCACTCAATTCACAGTAATAGTCCTGGATAATCTTGGGGGGTAAATCTGACAAAACATCCTCTTTCAATCTTCTCAGCATAAATGGCAAAACCTGCTTGTGTAAAGCCTCTAATGCAAGTACACCGGCTTCTTGCTCTTTCGAAGATGTCTTACTATTACGCGAGGCAGCAATTGGTTTGGCAAATCTTTCTTGAAACATCTTTTCAGTGCCGAGGAACCCAGGCATCAAGAAATCGAAAAGGGACCACAGCTCAACAACATTGTTCTGAATCGGTGTGCCGGTAAGAATCAGACGATGGTTGGCTCTGAATTTTTTCACTGCCTTTGCCAGTTTCGATTGAGCATTCTTGATGATATGACCCTCATCTAAAACACAATAATTGTAATCGCAATTGTCCAGTATTTCTACATCGTTTCTGGCAACATCGTAGGATGTAACAACNNNNNNNNNNNNNNNNNNGTTTTCCCAGTGGCCTGTCAACGATGGAGGGCAAATGATCAACGAAGGAAGCGGTCTGCTTTCGTCCAGAATTTGTTTTTTATATTCCTCTTGTCTTAGGTATTGGTCACTAGCGATAATACAAATCGTTTGTAAAGTCTTACCAAGACCCATATCATCACAAAGAATACCATGTAAGTGGTATTTATTTAGGAATGCCAACCAATTGATCCCATCTTgctgatattttcttaGAGTAGCTTTAATGGCAACCGGCAACTTAAAAGGTTTTGCCTTTGCAGGGTCCATCATTTGTTGCAAAAAgtctctttctctctcaCGACCAGCCATCAAATCATCAGGAAGGCCCTCTGGATCCGCGATACCTTCTTCTAATGGAACCAACTTTATGATGGATGCGAATGTAGTTGTTGCCAAGGACCTAATGTCGTGGTTTGAATCACTCATACGGCCCAATAAGGGAACAATCAAAAAGATAACATAGGGTAGGATATCACTCTCCATAGATAAGGATAGATGATATACCAGCTCAGTCACCCCTTGGCGATCAACGGTAGAGTCCGCATTGTTCAACAACTGCAAAACGTTTCTGATAATGAACGCCATTACAGCGACCGGGGAAGCTTTTGCAAGGTCTGCAAATGTGCGCGCAGCAGAGTATCGCAAAACCGAATAATTGGATCTCAAAAATGTCAAAAAGACAGGGAATCTAGTAATgatttcattttctatcAAGCTTTCATGCATGTAGGGGAATATAGCCCTCAAAACACCCATTGAATCTACAATAGACTGCCCCAGTTTTAAATCGCAAGGGTCTTGTCCCGAGAGTTCTTCTAATTTGTCCATTGGATCAAATATGACGCATTTCAGTTGAGGGATCACGTTGAACGTGTTTTCACCaaagtctttgaacaatttgCTCAATGCGTACAAGCCACCTTTACGCTTTAGTTGGGCTTCCTCAGTAGCTCTCATTAGATTTACATCTTCTTGGATCGTTAACGTGTTGTCTTCTTTGATCAACGTTAAGATAGACTCATTTTGAGCGAGGTTTGCAGAAAAATCAGGAACTACCGAAGTATCGACGCAAAGAAACCCGCATAAGTTTTTGACAATTTTGTTGGCGACGTTGTTCTTATTTTGCTTTATCAGTTCAGAGACTAAGCGCACCACAGAATCACCAGACATCGACTGCAACATTGcatttttctcttccttGACACTGTCCATCAGTGACCTAATGATCGGGTTCATCTTAGGAGGAATACCGGAAAACAGTAGGATAGCCGAAGCATAATTGGACAAAATACTACAGGAACGTGCCCTTATAGCGTCCTTGGTTGCCTCTATAGCCATCCGCACCCTATGACGAGCATCCTCCAAAGGTTTATTGGCTAGCAGTTTGTATGAGTTGCTCAATGATTTGAACATCTTTTGGTAGTATTCGTTGTACACTTTCTCTGCAGTTTCGATACCGAATGCTTGTGGGCCAGCTTCCGTTTCACCTTGTACAATAATGGCAATCCTAGGTAGTTTATGTTGCGGTAGCATGCCAACATCCACAAACGTGCCCAGTAAGCTTTGACATTGGGTACGCAAAGATTTTATGCTGAGAACCAGTTCTCTAAATATAGGGAGGGATTCTGGTGCTTGTAATTGGGCGTTCATTATTGGGCCGAACGTATCTGCGACGTATGAAGGTGGGGTATTATGGCCAGGGTTACGTTTCGACCACGCAGAACAAAACTCAGATACAATTATAGCCGCTAACATTCTTGGTGTTGCGTAAGGAAGTTCTATACAACTTGCAAGGACGTTGGAAAAGAATGATTGCAAAGTCGAATCTTGGAACATCGCTAACGTCAGCCCAAATGCCTTTGCAGATAGCGCCCTTGTATTTATAATGACATCGGGTCCCAGCAGGGTGATATCACCGGCAATCATTGGCGCGTCTATATTTATGCGTTCCGAACTGTTTGATTGTGGGATATCTAACAGTTGACTGCTCGTTTCTGATACGGTTCTCTTCCTTTCCGGATGCAACTGGTAACTTTGCGATGGTTTCAAAATGTACTGTGTTTCCATGCTATAGTTTTTACCATTTTCTCCAATGGGTGTATTCAGTAAATGCAATATGGGTTGTAAGTGTTTGCTGAAAACATGATCTATTGACTTTTCGGTGTGTTTTTGCTCGTAATCCCTCAAAAGTGAAACGTAGACGTCGAAGGACAATTGAAGAATCTCTGGATtctgttccaaaagaatGTTTTGGAAGAGCAGTCTAAAAATTTTACCGTTTAGCCAATTTTTGGTCGAGTCGTCCTTTATCGACAGGAATGCACGCAGTAAGTTCAGCACAGCTTTCCGTACGGAAGATATGGAATGGCGCAGAAATGGGTATAGTTTGGGCACCAACGATTTGAAAGACCACTCTGATGGGAACTGAGATGCCTTTGCCTTCAAGATATCTAGTACTTCTTGATGTTGACACAATTTCGCGAACAAATCCATAACGGAACCCACACTGGAGGAAAGATCATCTTCCAGATGTGTGAGCGAGGCCCAGAT from Huiozyma naganishii CBS 8797 chromosome 1, complete genome encodes:
- the PCH2 gene encoding Pch2p (similar to Saccharomyces cerevisiae PCH2 (YBR186W); ancestral locus Anc_8.558), whose translation is MNHLIDVELKVGTFQQASRIILENDGGAASLSEDSEEERLKVLFDVLAEVIKRKVQNYSMDKAGTLCITSRDIIEEGQGSIELVDPLTAAQKQLLKSLIKIIFHHADHLHESEYTNIGQNNLILSVFVKKITVEVFPDNLPTTPDPWYSGTNLLTAVHTILEADSNLTVPKIQATKTKSYTVKFYSCLEEFDTMSARDLLGTFDSIDLGKEEEDNNFEDEAQTFCEEMPATTKYTPFVIPLSQESLNFAKVTPLPSKHFEDLWENLHFEDDIKQKMYGYATVSLELKNFSEDVGNSNGNLDQILVNNKLLIVHGPPGTGKTTLCRGLCHKLSIRNTKVSVLDIIKPVYKGIVVEISCSHIFSRWFGESAKNIGTLFDDLEALLKLNERTQTFVCMIIDEVETIAGSRKDILSKNESSDSVRVVNTLLTRLDSLKKYNNFLILATSNLLESLDPAFVDRSDGVFSIGNPSRESVFKILFSSIQKLISLKVVTTEDSDDVIDNHKYNSIINLITNHCLKLELSGRTLRKLPLLCLSENFRKLPVPLDNFMMGLAQLVKQFHK
- the MOT1 gene encoding DNA-binding ATPase (similar to Saccharomyces cerevisiae MOT1 (YPL082C); ancestral locus Anc_8.555) — translated: MTSKVSRLDRQVLLLETGSTKIVRNVAADQMGDLAKQHPEDILSLLSRVYPFLLAKKWETRVTAARAVGAIVKHAQVWDPNSDEVSSESIDTSATVIKVEPGEENAKIKLENDIRLKLQELKEEHNDSLLSQDDTMSNSLSDWHLNELFKSGKVLLAVNVNDYAEQSSATLPGSASTVGSDGMSVEQPCETHEENNTAKSKKSARMLAMAKRRKKIQAKSSSNRPIDITESSVSKSLLKQEDDDNSNASSPTTLVNPKMEITDQIDPNKIMVETAIAPILEKHEKVAGLVWPFQGIYELLLDNLTNDSWEIRHGATLGLRELMKKHAVSVSRVVGKSRHDNETRNVKALEDLAARLLTIFALDRFGDYVYDIVVAPVRESAAQTLAALLLHCNDELSLKIFDKLQQLVLQDPIVTGFPNKVWEATHGGLLGVRYFVSIKSQYLLGNNLLQNVVNIVLYGLRQTDDDVQSVAASILTPITSEFVKLDSEKVDIVVTTIWASLTHLEDDLSSSVGSVMDLFAKLCQHQEVLDILKAKASQFPSEWSFKSLVPKLYPFLRHSISSVRKAVLNLLRAFLSIKDDSTKNWLNGKIFRLLFQNILLEQNPEILQLSFDVYVSLLRDYEQKHTEKSIDHVFSKHLQPILHLLNTPIGENGKNYSMETQYILKPSQSYQLHPERKRTVSETSSQLLDIPQSNSSERINIDAPMIAGDITLLGPDVIINTRALSAKAFGLTLAMFQDSTLQSFFSNVLASCIELPYATPRMLAAIIVSEFCSAWSKRNPGHNTPPSYVADTFGPIMNAQLQAPESLPIFRELVLSIKSLRTQCQSLLGTFVDVGMLPQHKLPRIAIIVQGETEAGPQAFGIETAEKVYNEYYQKMFKSLSNSYKLLANKPLEDARHRVRMAIEATKDAIRARSCSILSNYASAILLFSGIPPKMNPIIRSLMDSVKEEKNAMLQSMSGDSVVRLVSELIKQNKNNVANKIVKNLCGFLCVDTSVVPDFSANLAQNESILTLIKEDNTLTIQEDVNLMRATEEAQLKRKGGLYALSKLFKDFGENTFNVIPQLKCVIFDPMDKLEELSGQDPCDLKLGQSIVDSMGVLRAIFPYMHESLIENEIITRFPVFLTFLRSNYSVLRYSAARTFADLAKASPVAVMAFIIRNVLQLLNNADSTVDRQGVTELVYHLSLSMESDILPYVIFLIVPLLGRMSDSNHDIRSLATTTFASIIKLVPLEEGIADPEGLPDDLMAGRERERDFLQQMMDPAKAKPFKLPVAIKATLRKYQQDGINWLAFLNKYHLHGILCDDMGLGKTLQTICIIASDQYLRQEEYKKQILDESRPLPSLIICPPSLTGHWENXXXXXXVVTSYDVARNDVEILDNCDYNYCVLDEGHIIKNAQSKLAKAVKKFRANHRLILTGTPIQNNVVELWSLFDFLMPGFLGTEKMFQERFAKPIAASRNSKTSSKEQEAGVLALEALHKQVLPFMLRRLKEDVLSDLPPKIIQDYYCELSDLQRQLYEDFAKKQKNVVEKDVEDTTVADNKQHIFQALQYMRKLCNHPALVLTPNHPQTRQVHYYLKQTGLDLHDIINAPKLSALRTLLLECGIGEEDNDKKSDQYLTGQNVISQHRALIFCQLKDMLDMVENDLFKKYMPSVTYMRLDGSVDPRDRQQVVKKFNEDPSIDCLLLTTKVGGLGLNLTGADTVIFVEHDWNPMNDLQAMDRAHRLGQKKVVNVYRIITKGTLEEKIMGLQKFKMNIASTVVNQQNSGLASMDTHQLLDLFDTSNVPSQDEEESNTSTANPAMDDVANETGLTGKAKEALGELKELWDPSQYEEEYNLDTFIKTLR